The following are encoded in a window of Glandiceps talaboti chromosome 5, keGlaTala1.1, whole genome shotgun sequence genomic DNA:
- the LOC144434793 gene encoding uncharacterized protein LOC144434793: MMAGNDPERTIKEGYLEYTDGVTNVNGAQKYIVLQRSESARTGQCPTLYLKVYKSKSSQKQALVCHELNSENLIGIEMGKFKRNELKHHYLAVIFKTKTIVLQEKSKENGTRETSVIQEWNNFLRQQFKHEESHIVWIYKKDSLPKQKATIHIFKNALGVSAYDPPKYLRKWTSRDIVLSRIIASGDVLELLVGCADREKDPGQYIIKADENKIKKIHKKIASWTSAGSDSPPLIDGRPPMKPPVEIITNNQDRVHLTQLEAVINKSPTEPAPPPIPPKSPRPDRKASYPDVFDQRLNTQFPVPQLPSKKAYEAVSISCNGHIDFTGMSNHQPNIEMEPPRPPLSKPPLQLKIPDVPPKNGARPTPSPGPVPTTGSPSFLRNGGPCLPQKRLSGDEMHSVRGRNSNDNDDDDDDYDRLENPTPSPVPTFESPYATAITLEETTRKQLDTTSGHSNGHDCLENPTPSPGPISDPTYATTIKVEERTRTLVNDPSGYSNVKGETQTVDNATIPPGITTYVNTTTTNSHYVNPPIKHIGEIDTSVLNPNANNPGCKPAIPKKPDKPPIPPRAQYSDSVSITVERLRTDKCTSRGKFELSIKNWTELITRLDIEGRISKDWRDVGDYLGMSTDDLDIIKHSRTYGLRASEIVLRHWELMRSPEIPCNKRSLQRILYDMGRKDLLGYVK; encoded by the exons ATGATGGCGGGCAACGATCCTGAGCGGACAATCAAAGAGGGGTATTTGGAATATACTGATGGTGTGACAAACGTGAATGGGGCCCAG AAATATATTGTTCTGCAGAGAAGTGAGTCAGCTAGAACTGGACAATGCCCAA CTTTGTATCTTAAAGTGTACAAGAGTAAGAGCTCACAGAAACAAGCTTTGGTATGCCATGAACTCAACTCGGAGAATTTGATTGGCATTGAAATGGGGAAGTTTAAGCGTAATGAACTTAAACATCACTATCTAGCtgtgatttttaaaacaaaaaccaTTGTGCTGCAGGAAAAAAGCAAAGAGAATGGTACAAGGGAGACTTCAGTCATTCAAGAATGGAACAACTTTCTGAGGCAGCAGTTTAAACATG AGGAAAGTCACATTGTCTGGATATACAAGAAAGATTCCCTGCCAAAACAGAAAGCCACAATTCATATTTTCAAGAACGCTTTGGGTGTTTCTGCATATGATCCACCAAAATATCTTAGAAAGTGGACATCACGAGATATTGTACTTTCGCGTATCATCGCCAGTGGAGATGTGCTGGAGTTACTTGTTGGTTGTGCAGACAGAGAGAAGGATCCAG GCCAATATATAATAAAAGCTGACGAgaacaagataaaaaaaattcacaagaAAATAGCATCCTGGACATCTGCAGGTAGTGATTCACCACCATTAATTGATGGCAGGCCTCCAATGAAACCACCGGTGGAAATTATTACAA ATAACCAAGACAGAGTCCACCTTACTCAACTTGAGGCAGTTATTAATAAGTCACCAACAGAACCTGCACCTCCTCCCATTCCTCCAAAGTCACCAAGACCAGATAGAAAAGCCAGCTATCCAGATGTGTTTGATCAAAGGCTCAACACACAATTCCCAGTGCCTCAACTTCCTTCCAAAAAAGCCTATGAAGCAGTATCCATTAGTTGCAATGGACATATTGACTTTACCGGTATGAGCAATCACCAACCAAATATAGAAATGGAGCCTCCACGACCACCCCTATCCAAGCCGCCACTTCAATTGAAAATTCCTGATGTTCCTCCAAAAAATGGAGCTCGACCGACCCCTTCACCAGGTCCCGTGCCAACTACTGGTAGTCCCAGTTTTCTTCGAAACGGTGGCCCATGTTTGCCACAAAAGAGACTGTCTGGTGATGAAATGCATAGTGTCAGAGGAAGGAATagtaatgataatgatgatgatgatgatgattatgatcgGCTTGAAAATCCTACCCCGAGTCCTGTTCCTACATTTGAAAGTCCTTATGCAACAGCAATAACGTTAGAGGAGACCACCAGAAAACAACTGGACACCACTTCAGGTCATAGTAATGGTCATGATTGCCTTGAAAATCCTACCCCGAGTCCTGGTCCCATAAGTGACCCTACTTATGCAACAACGATAAAGGTAGAGGAGAGAACCAGAACACTAGTGAACGACCCCTCAGGTTATAGTAACGTGAAAGGAGAGACACAAACAGTGGATAATGCCACAATTCCACCTGGAATAACTACATATGTGAATACTACTACCACCAACTCACATTATGTGAATCCTCCTATTAAACACATTGGAGAAATAGACACAAGTGTATTGAATCCCAATGCGAACAATCCAGGATGTAAACCAGCAATACCCAAGAAACCAGACAA ACCACCTATACCACCAAGAGCACAATACTCAGATTCA GTATCAATTACAGTTGAAAGGCTTCGTACAGATAAGTGCACAAGTCGTGGTAAATTTGAACTAAGTATTAAAAACTGGACAGAGCTTATTACTCGGTTGGATATTGAGGGACGTATTAGCAAAGACTGGAGAGATGTGGGAGACTATTTAG GTATGTCAACTGATGATCTTGATATCATTAAACACAGTAGAACATACGGTCTGCGAGCGTCGGAAATTGTGCTACGTCACTGGGAATTAATGAGGTCCCCAGAAATTCCATGTAACAAACGTTCTCTTCAAAGAATTTTGTATGACATGGGAAGAAAAGATCTCCTTGGATATGTGAAGTAA